A stretch of Campylobacter gracilis DNA encodes these proteins:
- the sdhE gene encoding 8-methylmenaquinol:fumarate reductase membrane anchor subunit, translating to MNNEFAFFPGCVLSQAAKESKISLEAIAPVLGIKLHEIKGWSCCGASQAQCVDPMASLVANARNIALAEGMKMPLLTTCSTCMLTLTKAKLTLDKGAKSYINTFLKEGGMQYQGSTEITSLLWVLYQSLDTLKAKVVRPLTNLKVALFYGCHSLRPERELKKESSTNPKSFEAVVSALGAQIVPFEKRLDCCGFHASYPAVKSVSKMSSEIVNDAAEHGADVVVTPCPLCQMQLDIYQERYQEAMNSKARKPIIHLSQLVGLALGLSNEQLGLNINIQDATRLVS from the coding sequence ATGAATAACGAATTTGCATTTTTCCCGGGTTGCGTTTTAAGTCAAGCCGCAAAGGAGTCTAAAATTTCACTTGAAGCGATCGCTCCGGTGCTGGGTATTAAACTTCATGAGATAAAAGGCTGGAGCTGCTGCGGGGCTAGTCAAGCTCAATGCGTCGATCCTATGGCAAGCCTAGTAGCCAATGCCAGAAACATCGCGCTAGCCGAGGGTATGAAGATGCCTCTGCTAACTACATGCTCCACCTGTATGCTAACTCTAACCAAGGCTAAACTTACTCTAGATAAGGGAGCAAAAAGCTATATCAATACCTTTTTAAAAGAGGGCGGTATGCAGTATCAGGGAAGCACCGAGATTACGAGTCTGCTTTGGGTGCTATATCAAAGCTTAGATACATTAAAAGCTAAAGTCGTTAGACCGCTAACAAATTTAAAAGTAGCGCTATTTTACGGCTGCCACTCATTAAGACCGGAGCGCGAGCTTAAGAAAGAGAGCTCGACCAATCCGAAAAGCTTTGAAGCGGTAGTTAGCGCACTTGGTGCTCAGATAGTGCCTTTTGAAAAACGCCTTGATTGCTGCGGCTTTCACGCTAGCTATCCAGCGGTAAAATCGGTATCTAAAATGTCAAGCGAGATCGTAAATGACGCTGCCGAGCATGGAGCAGACGTCGTAGTTACGCCTTGTCCGCTATGCCAGATGCAGCTTGATATCTATCAGGAGCGATACCAAGAAGCGATGAACTCCAAGGCAAGAAAGCCGATCATCCACCTATCTCAGCTGGTAGGTCTTGCTCTTGGGCTAAGCAACGAGCAGCTTGGACTAAACATCAATATCCAAGATGCAACGAGATTGGTAAGCTGA
- the sdhB gene encoding 8-methylmenaquinol:fumarate reductase iron-sulfur subunit codes for MKFIIDRFDGSKNYKQAYELSLEQIKGKTLLGVLQFIKQNLDITLNFTAACRMAICGACAVRVNGHSYLACDTKMEALLAEYENPDSFTISPLNNFRVISDLVVDWEPSIENLRKIKPTITPKKEFSADKGCKQSPEQMERVKKQWDCILCGCCASECNKLGADASDYMQPFVFTHANRAAFDSRSKDAMPHLKPAVLNGLWLCVHCQECADRCPKGISAQSDITALRALAMKKGLTAGSGPGHAEAFLLDIVEGSGRLNEIKLALRSEGVFANMGKMDVAANLMAAGKMNPLHVFGGEEIEGHAGLVKMIETARKAQASGEIE; via the coding sequence ATGAAATTTATCATAGACCGCTTCGATGGAAGCAAAAATTATAAGCAAGCCTACGAGCTTAGTTTGGAGCAGATCAAAGGAAAGACCCTGCTTGGAGTTTTGCAGTTTATTAAGCAAAATTTAGACATCACTTTAAATTTTACCGCAGCGTGCCGTATGGCGATATGTGGAGCCTGTGCCGTGAGGGTAAACGGGCACTCATATCTCGCCTGCGATACCAAGATGGAGGCTTTGCTTGCGGAGTATGAAAACCCCGATAGCTTTACGATCTCGCCGCTAAATAATTTCCGAGTGATTTCGGATCTGGTGGTGGACTGGGAGCCTAGTATCGAGAATTTAAGAAAGATCAAACCGACCATTACGCCTAAGAAAGAATTTAGCGCCGATAAGGGCTGTAAGCAAAGCCCAGAGCAGATGGAGCGCGTCAAAAAGCAGTGGGATTGCATCCTTTGCGGATGTTGCGCTAGCGAATGCAATAAGCTTGGAGCCGATGCGAGCGATTATATGCAGCCCTTTGTTTTTACCCATGCTAACCGCGCCGCATTTGATTCAAGAAGCAAGGACGCTATGCCTCATCTAAAGCCTGCGGTACTAAACGGATTATGGCTATGCGTGCACTGCCAAGAGTGCGCCGATCGCTGCCCTAAAGGTATAAGCGCTCAAAGCGATATCACCGCACTTCGCGCCCTAGCGATGAAAAAGGGCTTAACCGCAGGAAGCGGTCCTGGTCATGCCGAGGCGTTCCTACTAGATATCGTAGAGGGAAGCGGAAGGCTAAACGAGATCAAGCTTGCTTTGAGAAGCGAAGGCGTATTTGCAAATATGGGTAAGATGGACGTAGCGGCAAATTTAATGGCTGCGGGCAAGATGAATCCTTTGCACGTATTCGGAGGCGAGGAGATCGAGGGTCATGCAGGGCTCGTTAAGATGATAGAGACCGCACGCAAGGCTCAAGCTAGCGGCGAGATAGAATAA